From the genome of Orcinus orca chromosome 5, mOrcOrc1.1, whole genome shotgun sequence, one region includes:
- the LOC101276477 gene encoding cytoplasmic protein NCK1-like, whose translation MAEEVVVVAKFDYVAQQEQELDIKKNERLWLLDDSKSWWRVQNSMDKMGFVPSNYVERKNSARKASIVKDLKDTLGIGRVKRKPRVPDSASPADDSSFDPGERLYDLNVPAYVKFNDMAEREDELSLIKGTKMIVMEKCSDGWWWGSYNGHVGWFPSNYMTEEGDSPLGDHVGSLSEKLAAVVSNLNTGQVLHLVQALYPFRSTNDEELNFEKGDIMDVIEKLENDPEWWKCRKINGMVVLVLKNYVTIRQNNPLTSGLEPSPPQCDYIRLSLTGKFAGNPWYYGKVTRHQAEMALNERGHEVDFLIHDSESPPNDFSVSLKAQGKNKHFKVQLKETVLHWAA comes from the coding sequence atggcagaagaagtGGTGGTAGTAGCCAAATTTGATTATGTGGCCCAACAAGAACAAGAGCTGGACATCAAGAAGAATGAGAGATTGTGGCTTCTGGATGATTCTAAGTCCTGGTGGCGAGTTCAAAATTCCATGGATAAAATGGGTTTTGTGCCTTCTAACTACGTGGAAAGGAAAAACAGTGCTCGGAAAGCATCGATTGTAAAAGACCTAAAGGATACGTTAGGCATtggaagagtgaaaagaaaacctCGTGTGCCAGATTCTGCATCTCCTGCTGATGATAGctcttttgacccaggggaacgTCTGTATGACCTCAACGTGCCTGCTTATGTAAAATTTAAcgacatggcagagagagaggatgaATTGTCATTGATAAAAGGGACAAAGATGATCGTCATGGAGAAATGCAGtgatgggtggtggtggggtagCTATAATGGACATGTTGGATGGTTCCCTTCAAACTACATGACTGAGGAAGGCGACAGTCCTTTGGGTGACCATGTGGGTTCTTTGTCAGAGAAATTAGCAGCAGTTGTCAGTAACCTAAATACTGGGCAAGTGTTACATCTGGTACAGGCTCTTTACCCATTCAGGTCGACCAATGATGAAGAACTTAATTTTGAGAAAGGCGATATAATGGATGTTATTGAAAAACTTGAAAATGACCCTGAGTGGTGGAAATGCAGGAAGATCAATGGAATGGTTGTTCTGGTGCTGAAAAACTATGTTACCATTAGGCAGAATAATCCATTAACTTCAGGTTTGGAACCATCGCCTCCACAGTGTGATTACATTAGGCTTTCACTCACTGGAAAGTTTGCTGGCAATCCATGGTATTATGGGAAAGTCACCAGGCACCAAGCAGAAATGGCATTAAATGAAAGAGGGCATGAAGTTGATTTCCTCATTCATGATAGTGAATCTCCACCAAATGATTTTTCAGTATCACTAAAAGCACAAGggaaaaataagcattttaaagtCCAACTAAAAGAAACTGTACTGCATTGGGCAGCGTAA